In a genomic window of Deinococcus metalli:
- a CDS encoding Crp/Fnr family transcriptional regulator: MSFPDAVALLALTPLFQGAGREQLTALAGRARFRRYDTHDAVFRAGDAADTLSVVARGSVRVYRAGPGGREFTLGIEGPRQMLDLAAVLDSAGRHTAHAHALGEPTQLLSVPADLARHIILHTPALAGAVITHLARREADGQRRLDALVFSGVGARLAAYLLDHAGAPHALPRNSELAALLGTVPEIVSRKLGEFYRLGWIDLARRTVTVMNPAELQRVVTGD; the protein is encoded by the coding sequence GTGTCCTTCCCCGACGCCGTGGCCCTGCTGGCCCTGACCCCGCTGTTCCAGGGAGCGGGACGGGAGCAGTTGACCGCGCTGGCGGGGCGGGCGCGCTTCCGAAGGTATGACACACACGACGCCGTGTTCCGCGCAGGCGACGCCGCCGACACGCTGTCCGTCGTCGCACGGGGCAGCGTCCGCGTGTACCGCGCTGGGCCGGGCGGGCGGGAATTCACGCTGGGCATCGAAGGCCCCCGGCAGATGCTGGACCTTGCCGCCGTTCTGGACAGTGCGGGCCGCCACACGGCCCATGCCCACGCGCTTGGCGAACCCACGCAACTGCTGTCCGTGCCCGCCGACCTCGCGCGGCACATCATCCTGCACACGCCCGCTCTGGCCGGCGCGGTGATCACTCACCTCGCGCGGCGTGAGGCAGACGGTCAGCGCCGCCTGGACGCGCTGGTCTTCAGTGGCGTGGGCGCACGCCTCGCCGCGTACCTACTCGACCACGCCGGCGCCCCCCACGCGCTGCCGAGGAACAGCGAGCTGGCCGCGCTGCTCGGCACGGTGCCGGAGATCGTCAGCCGCAAGCTGGGCGAGTTCTACCGCTTGGGCTGGATCGACCTCGCGCGCCGCACCGTGACGGTCATGAACCCGGCGGAACTCCAGCGGGTGGTCACGGGCGACTGA
- a CDS encoding indolepyruvate ferredoxin oxidoreductase subunit alpha, which translates to MAYVITSGCAGVKDAACTQVCPQDCIHDAGNQFVIDPDECIDCGACVPACPVGAVYPEEDVPHDQRASIARNRDFFL; encoded by the coding sequence ATGGCATACGTGATCACCAGCGGCTGCGCGGGCGTGAAGGACGCCGCCTGCACCCAGGTCTGCCCCCAGGACTGCATCCACGACGCGGGCAACCAGTTCGTGATCGACCCGGACGAGTGCATCGACTGCGGCGCGTGCGTGCCCGCGTGCCCAGTGGGCGCGGTCTATCCCGAGGAGGACGTGCCCCACGATCAGCGCGCGTCCATCGCCCGGAACCGCGACTTCTTCCTCTGA